One segment of Thermoanaerobacter kivui DNA contains the following:
- a CDS encoding 2-hydroxyacyl-CoA dehydratase, which produces MKITFPYMGSPYMYEKLFSLLGHEVITPPRPSQRTINYGVKYSPEFACFPLKIILGTYLEALELGADTIVTSGGNGPCRAGYYGEAQKKILQNMGYDVEFIIFDEPKRDWKSFLENVKKIKGNNSWRRVIKTVKTVYDMAKSMDKVEKIVETKRAYECNKGEFTKVWREITEEYRKIESSEDVKRVEKKAIERLNSIKICEVPEEEKIKIGIVGEIYVVMEPSINANIEEVLNSYGAEVERSHYISEWIDFNLIPLPSYKEKEHEILKKAEKYIEIIIGGHAKQSVGAIIDFMERGFDGVIHLKPFGCLPELVSQSVIDKIMREYDYPILSLSVDEQMAIANVLTRIEAFLDVIKLKKHRKRIAR; this is translated from the coding sequence GTGAAGATAACATTTCCTTATATGGGTTCTCCTTATATGTATGAAAAATTATTTAGTTTGCTTGGTCACGAAGTTATAACGCCACCGCGGCCATCTCAAAGAACGATAAATTACGGTGTAAAATATAGTCCTGAATTTGCTTGTTTTCCTTTAAAGATTATTTTAGGGACTTATCTTGAGGCTTTAGAATTAGGAGCGGATACTATAGTGACTTCTGGTGGGAATGGCCCCTGCAGGGCTGGTTACTATGGAGAGGCTCAGAAAAAAATACTTCAAAACATGGGTTACGATGTAGAATTTATAATATTTGATGAGCCGAAAAGAGATTGGAAATCTTTTTTGGAAAATGTAAAAAAGATAAAAGGAAATAATTCATGGCGACGGGTTATTAAAACTGTAAAAACTGTATATGATATGGCAAAATCAATGGATAAGGTAGAGAAGATTGTAGAAACGAAGAGGGCTTATGAGTGTAATAAAGGGGAGTTTACTAAAGTATGGCGTGAAATTACAGAAGAATATAGGAAAATAGAATCTTCTGAAGATGTAAAGAGGGTAGAAAAAAAGGCGATCGAGAGGTTAAATAGTATAAAGATTTGTGAAGTACCGGAAGAAGAAAAGATAAAGATTGGAATAGTAGGAGAAATATATGTAGTTATGGAACCTTCTATAAATGCTAACATAGAGGAGGTTTTGAATAGTTATGGTGCAGAAGTGGAAAGGTCTCATTACATTTCCGAATGGATTGATTTTAATTTAATACCTTTGCCTTCTTACAAGGAGAAAGAACACGAGATTTTGAAAAAAGCTGAAAAATACATAGAGATAATAATTGGAGGCCATGCTAAGCAATCTGTCGGTGCAATAATTGATTTTATGGAAAGAGGATTTGATGGAGTTATTCACTTGAAACCTTTTGGATGTTTACCAGAACTGGTTTCTCAAAGTGTGATAGATAAAATAATGAGAGAATATGACTATCCAATTTTGTCACTTTCTGTAGATGAGCAAATGGCTATTGCCAATGTATTAACGAGAATAGAAGCTTTTTTAGATGTAATAAAACTAAAAAAACACAGAAAAAGGATAGCGAGGTAG
- a CDS encoding acyl-CoA dehydratase activase, translated as MEKIYIGVDVGSVSIKVVAIDENNEVLFNSYVRNVGQPIDTVKDELAKLHNELPDKEIGGVGVTGSGRQLLGYVLGADVIKNEITAHATATLQFHPDVSTIFEIGGQDSKLIIINDGTIADFAMNTVCAAGTGSFLDHQAQRLGIKIEEFGEIALTAKRDVRIAGRCTVFAESDMISKQQYGFSKAEILKGLSKALVRNYMNNLVRGRKLKPVFVFQGGVAANIAIKKAFEEEVGHEVIVPKYYDIMGAIGIAMLAKDEMKRTGNSTKFKGFEVSEEKFETTSFICKACPNECEIIQIKANGKVIAMTGDRCGRWSNSVI; from the coding sequence GTGGAGAAAATATATATTGGTGTTGATGTAGGGTCAGTAAGTATAAAGGTTGTAGCCATTGATGAAAATAATGAGGTCTTGTTCAATTCGTATGTGAGAAATGTTGGGCAACCAATTGATACTGTAAAGGATGAACTAGCAAAATTACACAATGAATTGCCCGACAAAGAAATAGGCGGGGTTGGCGTAACTGGAAGTGGTAGACAGCTTCTTGGGTATGTTCTAGGTGCAGATGTAATAAAAAATGAGATAACTGCCCATGCTACTGCTACATTGCAGTTTCATCCAGATGTTAGTACTATTTTTGAAATTGGCGGCCAGGATTCTAAACTTATTATTATAAATGATGGAACAATAGCTGATTTTGCCATGAATACAGTTTGTGCTGCTGGTACAGGGTCATTCCTTGACCATCAAGCACAAAGGCTGGGGATAAAGATTGAGGAATTTGGTGAAATTGCATTGACTGCAAAGCGAGATGTGAGAATTGCAGGTAGATGCACAGTCTTTGCAGAATCTGATATGATATCGAAACAGCAATACGGGTTTAGTAAAGCTGAAATATTAAAAGGTCTTTCTAAGGCCTTAGTGAGAAATTATATGAACAATCTTGTAAGAGGAAGAAAATTGAAGCCGGTTTTTGTATTCCAAGGCGGTGTGGCGGCAAATATTGCGATAAAAAAGGCGTTTGAAGAAGAAGTAGGACATGAGGTAATTGTGCCAAAGTATTATGACATCATGGGAGCAATAGGAATAGCGATGTTGGCAAAGGATGAAATGAAACGGACAGGCAATTCTACTAAGTTTAAAGGGTTTGAGGTTTCAGAGGAGAAGTTTGAAACGACGAGCTTTATTTGCAAAGCTTGTCCTAACGAATGTGAAATAATACAAATTAAAGCAAACGGCAAAGTAATAGCGATGACAGGAGATAGATGTGGCAGATGGTCAAACTCTGTTATATAA
- a CDS encoding cation diffusion facilitator family transporter — MAHHHDHGEISKKNLVIAMILNFVITIGEIIGGILSGSLSLISDALHNFSDGISIIVSYIAIKISKKENNEKMTFGYKRAEILAALFNSVVLVVISLYLFKEAYVKFFKPEPIDGVLMIVVAIIGLVANTLSMFLLRENAQKNLNIKSTYIHLLSDALSSLGVVIGGIFIYAYNIYWIDPLLTVLIGAYIIKESFEIIDETIGILMQKTPENINLDIIKKEIEKLPDVKNIHHVHVWQTNDKDIHFECHVNTRDDIKLSQAKLLMDQIETILDETFGIHHVTLQMEYECCENVGLINRKG; from the coding sequence ATGGCCCATCATCATGATCATGGTGAGATAAGCAAAAAGAACTTAGTTATTGCGATGATACTAAATTTTGTGATAACAATAGGCGAAATAATAGGAGGTATATTGTCAGGCAGTTTATCTCTTATATCAGATGCACTCCACAATTTTAGTGATGGAATCTCAATAATTGTAAGTTACATTGCAATAAAAATATCTAAAAAAGAGAACAATGAAAAAATGACATTTGGCTATAAAAGGGCAGAGATACTTGCGGCGCTGTTTAATTCGGTGGTTTTGGTAGTTATATCTTTATATCTTTTTAAAGAAGCATATGTAAAATTTTTTAAACCGGAACCGATCGATGGCGTTTTAATGATAGTAGTTGCTATTATAGGACTTGTGGCAAATACGTTATCAATGTTTTTACTGAGGGAAAATGCTCAAAAAAATTTAAATATAAAATCGACATATATACATCTGCTTTCTGATGCTTTGTCATCGCTTGGGGTAGTTATTGGAGGTATATTTATCTATGCATACAATATTTACTGGATTGATCCGCTGCTAACAGTTTTAATAGGAGCTTATATAATAAAAGAAAGCTTTGAAATAATAGATGAAACGATAGGAATATTGATGCAAAAAACACCCGAGAATATAAATCTTGACATCATAAAAAAGGAAATTGAGAAACTTCCAGACGTAAAAAATATACACCATGTACACGTGTGGCAAACTAATGATAAAGATATACATTTTGAGTGCCATGTCAACACAAGAGATGACATTAAATTAAGCCAAGCGAAATTATTAATGGATCAGATTGAAACTATTCTTGATGAAACTTTTGGCATACATCATGTTACTTTGCAGATGGAATATGAATGTTGCGAGAATGTTGGGCTGATAAATAGAAAGGGTTAG
- a CDS encoding ECF transporter S component, whose amino-acid sequence MNTKFITRTAILLAITLIFQFLKMPQLITGSLVNAMLLIAAGTVGMWSGIIIGLLTPVIAFLVGIMGFPLMIPFIMVGNGLYVILFSTQKNKVIGMIVGAVVKFIWLALSVKYIMQLFNVKVPLKIVQAFTTPQLITALIGGTLGIIVIALLENYFKKAKEQ is encoded by the coding sequence GTGAATACAAAATTTATAACTAGAACAGCTATCCTATTAGCTATTACTTTAATATTTCAGTTTTTAAAAATGCCTCAACTAATAACAGGCTCCCTCGTAAACGCTATGCTTCTAATTGCCGCTGGTACTGTTGGAATGTGGTCAGGAATTATAATAGGACTTTTAACACCGGTAATTGCATTTTTAGTAGGCATAATGGGATTTCCTCTCATGATTCCTTTTATAATGGTAGGTAATGGATTATATGTAATACTTTTTTCAACGCAAAAAAACAAAGTAATAGGAATGATAGTAGGTGCTGTAGTTAAATTTATATGGCTGGCCCTATCAGTAAAATATATAATGCAGCTGTTCAATGTAAAAGTTCCATTAAAAATTGTACAAGCTTTTACAACTCCACAGCTTATAACAGCTTTAATAGGAGGTACGCTAGGAATTATAGTAATTGCATTGCTTGAAAATTACTTCAAAAAAGCGAAAGAACAATAA
- a CDS encoding ABC transporter ATP-binding protein, with protein MNEIEFKDVSYNRFGKEILKNISVKFEGGAIHTIVGPSGAGKSTLIKLINRLIDPTHGSILIDDVDIKTIDVIDLRRRVGMVFQQPHLFEETVKENIEYGPMLKGEKNVNVEYYLSIVGLNIEYATRDVKNLSGGEQQRVSIARTLANNPEALLLDEPTSALDPTSTEIVEKLIFNLKEKMNLTIIWITHNMEQAKRIGDYTALLNKGQLIEYAKTYDFFTNPQNEITKLFIQGKLKEEVK; from the coding sequence GTGAATGAAATAGAATTTAAAGATGTAAGCTACAATCGTTTTGGAAAAGAGATATTAAAAAACATTTCTGTAAAATTTGAAGGTGGAGCAATACATACTATTGTCGGCCCTTCTGGAGCTGGAAAATCCACGTTGATTAAACTGATAAACCGATTGATAGATCCAACCCATGGCAGTATTTTAATAGACGATGTGGATATTAAAACAATAGATGTGATAGACTTAAGAAGGAGAGTTGGAATGGTTTTTCAGCAGCCTCATCTTTTTGAAGAAACAGTTAAAGAGAATATTGAGTATGGTCCAATGCTTAAAGGCGAAAAAAATGTCAATGTGGAGTATTATTTGAGCATTGTAGGATTGAATATTGAGTATGCTACAAGAGATGTGAAAAATTTATCAGGAGGGGAACAGCAAAGAGTTTCTATAGCGAGAACTCTTGCAAATAATCCTGAAGCTCTTTTACTTGATGAACCTACTTCAGCCCTTGACCCTACTTCTACAGAAATAGTAGAGAAATTGATATTTAACCTAAAAGAAAAAATGAATTTGACGATTATTTGGATAACTCACAACATGGAACAGGCTAAGCGCATTGGAGATTACACAGCACTGCTTAACAAAGGGCAATTAATAGAATATGCTAAAACTTATGATTTTTTTACAAATCCCCAAAATGAAATTACAAAATTGTTTATACAAGGTAAGTTAAAGGAGGAAGTTAAATGA
- a CDS encoding ABC transporter permease translates to MSVLSLTLASSLVLISIFVSYYQKLGIEKEIVIGTIRAVVQLTIVGYILHYIFAANNALFTLAMVALMIVVAGNNASKRGKGIPNVFYFITFSIALSAAITISLLILFGNIHFRPQEVIPVSGMIIGNSMVASGLAVSRLKDEIKNKSEEIEAYLSLGATSRQAAQKVIKTAIKTGMIPTVDSMKTLGIVQLPGMMTGLILGGVDPIEAVKYQIMVTFMLASTVAISCFSVTFLTYREFFTSNHQLKEVGN, encoded by the coding sequence ATGAGTGTATTGTCTTTGACATTGGCGTCAAGTCTTGTGCTAATATCAATTTTTGTTTCTTATTACCAAAAGCTAGGGATTGAAAAGGAAATAGTTATAGGTACTATAAGAGCAGTTGTGCAGCTTACAATAGTGGGATACATTTTACACTACATATTTGCTGCAAATAATGCTTTATTTACCTTGGCAATGGTGGCTTTAATGATAGTAGTTGCTGGAAATAATGCTTCAAAGAGAGGGAAGGGCATACCGAATGTTTTTTATTTTATCACTTTTTCAATTGCCTTAAGTGCCGCGATTACAATTTCTCTGCTCATTTTGTTTGGAAATATACACTTTAGACCCCAGGAAGTTATACCTGTATCAGGAATGATAATAGGAAATTCAATGGTAGCCTCAGGACTTGCTGTTTCAAGACTAAAAGACGAAATAAAAAATAAGTCAGAGGAAATAGAGGCGTATTTGTCACTTGGTGCAACTTCAAGGCAAGCCGCACAAAAAGTGATAAAGACTGCGATAAAGACGGGAATGATACCAACAGTTGACAGCATGAAAACTCTTGGTATCGTCCAACTTCCAGGGATGATGACAGGTCTCATATTGGGAGGAGTGGACCCTATTGAGGCAGTTAAGTACCAGATAATGGTTACTTTTATGCTGGCATCAACTGTTGCTATATCCTGTTTTAGTGTAACTTTCTTGACATATAGAGAATTTTTTACAAGTAATCATCAGTTAAAAGAGGTAGGGAATTAA
- a CDS encoding TolB family protein: MKEKDIEKNLEKLKEHIPVNYQLKEKLKKEFKKNTKKSYKFIAIAASLLLIVGFALASFLSHNNYSPNYITSPSPFISKANAADLKIANQISFFDIGKGNTGRIAEYNGTLYIAIPEKGLFEYNKNGFRQIVGEKSKNVPIGVGDVAVSPDGKKLLYSLNYQYYIKDLSIDKTEKIRVTGNGLDIFYESPSFSPDGNKIIFTKNVYTPREGGHGFEKKSTLWEYDLKTSQLTEIAEGSYGSYVKNQNAIVFEKDNKIIYKDLKTGEEKTVVEGRFPSVSPDGNYIAYVKSEIKNSTIDGVEVTEHISNVWVTDAVGFATKKQVTENFSKPNLKSLVESVKEKNKNSPIKSDLVTEGEYDYYLPSWSNDSNSIYVLKNLNEDVRGNMMTLMKIDLSKEKLSADYTVRRFLQALIARDDDFAKMLMKNPPSFLTISNPHPVGYNILGTGKEGEKTYVDAELYMGYWGDTYYSIEKQRYYVTPSENGYIIDSIKGLETLEFYDKNNTFYERINREKGKSLFRETDIPKEYLPEGNFRFTASAFDAKTNTLYFTVLGLDNRQSKLLSYNLDTKTFKLVNSIDNGAFAELKLDGNGNFLAANFFSDDGKQKVYLYNLKTGEKTDLETLFKDTKIDEIEANFWNQDKLMFNISTDGISLMYEYNPVKSQISIP; encoded by the coding sequence ATGAAAGAGAAAGATATAGAAAAAAATCTAGAAAAACTAAAAGAACACATCCCTGTAAATTATCAATTAAAAGAAAAATTAAAAAAAGAGTTTAAGAAAAATACTAAAAAAAGTTACAAGTTTATAGCCATTGCCGCTTCTTTACTTTTAATCGTAGGATTTGCCCTTGCAAGCTTTTTATCCCACAACAATTACAGTCCAAATTATATAACAAGCCCCAGTCCTTTCATCTCAAAAGCAAACGCTGCAGATTTAAAAATTGCCAATCAAATCTCCTTTTTTGACATTGGCAAGGGTAACACGGGAAGAATTGCTGAATACAATGGCACCCTTTATATAGCCATCCCCGAAAAAGGGCTTTTTGAATATAATAAAAACGGCTTTAGACAGATAGTGGGTGAAAAAAGCAAAAACGTGCCCATTGGAGTAGGAGACGTAGCTGTATCTCCAGATGGAAAAAAACTTTTATATTCTTTAAACTACCAATACTATATAAAAGACCTTTCAATAGATAAAACAGAAAAAATTCGTGTAACAGGCAATGGTTTAGACATTTTCTATGAAAGCCCTTCTTTTTCTCCTGATGGAAATAAGATAATCTTTACTAAAAATGTATACACTCCAAGAGAAGGAGGTCATGGTTTTGAAAAAAAATCAACTTTATGGGAGTATGACCTCAAAACTTCACAGCTTACAGAAATAGCCGAAGGCTCTTATGGAAGCTATGTAAAAAATCAAAATGCCATTGTTTTTGAAAAAGACAATAAGATCATTTACAAAGACCTAAAGACAGGAGAAGAAAAAACAGTAGTTGAAGGCAGATTTCCTTCTGTATCTCCTGATGGAAACTATATAGCATATGTAAAATCAGAGATAAAAAACTCTACCATTGACGGAGTAGAGGTAACAGAGCATATAAGCAATGTGTGGGTCACTGATGCCGTAGGCTTTGCCACTAAAAAACAGGTTACAGAGAACTTTTCAAAGCCAAATTTGAAAAGTCTTGTAGAAAGTGTGAAAGAAAAAAATAAAAATTCGCCAATAAAATCCGACTTAGTTACAGAAGGAGAGTATGATTATTATCTGCCTTCCTGGAGCAATGATTCTAACAGTATATATGTTTTGAAAAATTTAAATGAAGATGTAAGAGGAAATATGATGACTCTTATGAAAATAGACCTTTCAAAAGAAAAATTATCAGCTGACTACACTGTAAGAAGATTTTTACAGGCTTTAATAGCAAGGGATGACGATTTTGCAAAAATGCTTATGAAAAATCCTCCTTCTTTCCTGACAATATCAAATCCTCACCCTGTAGGATATAATATATTAGGGACTGGCAAAGAAGGTGAAAAGACATATGTGGATGCAGAGCTATACATGGGATATTGGGGAGATACCTATTATTCCATAGAAAAACAAAGATATTACGTTACACCCAGTGAAAATGGTTATATAATTGACAGCATAAAAGGCTTGGAAACATTAGAGTTTTATGATAAAAATAATACCTTTTATGAACGCATTAATAGAGAAAAAGGAAAGTCTCTTTTTAGAGAAACTGACATTCCAAAAGAATACCTTCCTGAAGGAAATTTTAGATTTACAGCTTCTGCTTTTGACGCCAAGACAAACACGCTATACTTTACAGTTTTGGGACTGGATAACCGTCAGTCAAAACTTTTAAGCTATAACTTAGACACAAAAACTTTTAAACTTGTTAACAGCATTGACAATGGAGCTTTTGCTGAACTTAAGCTTGATGGAAACGGGAACTTTTTGGCAGCGAACTTTTTCTCCGATGATGGAAAGCAAAAAGTGTACCTGTACAATCTAAAAACAGGAGAAAAAACTGATTTAGAAACATTATTTAAAGATACAAAAATTGATGAAATAGAGGCAAACTTCTGGAATCAAGATAAGCTAATGTTCAATATCTCCACTGATGGAATATCATTAATGTATGAATACAACCCAGTTAAATCACAAATATCTATTCCATAA
- a CDS encoding RNA polymerase sigma factor, translating to MKDGFLSFYETFFDDVYRYVYFKVGNSWDADDIVSEIFKKAYENYSTIRTNPKSWLFSIARNTVTDFYRKKKEIVTNDELEKYYYPDIWEDKFNKEVELNCLKKSIYSLPKNEIEIINLKYFSGMTHKEISQLIEKTEDAVKMKAHRIIQKLKNLVIKCLEG from the coding sequence GTGAAAGATGGTTTTTTAAGCTTTTATGAAACTTTTTTTGACGATGTGTACCGGTACGTGTATTTTAAAGTAGGTAATAGCTGGGATGCCGATGACATCGTAAGTGAAATTTTTAAAAAAGCCTATGAAAATTATAGTACAATAAGAACCAATCCAAAGTCTTGGCTTTTCTCGATTGCAAGAAATACTGTCACAGACTTTTATAGAAAGAAGAAAGAAATTGTAACAAATGATGAACTTGAAAAATACTATTATCCGGATATTTGGGAGGACAAATTTAACAAAGAAGTAGAACTTAATTGCTTAAAAAAATCAATTTACAGCCTTCCAAAAAATGAAATTGAAATAATAAACTTAAAGTATTTTTCGGGAATGACCCATAAAGAAATATCACAGTTAATTGAAAAAACTGAAGATGCAGTAAAAATGAAAGCCCATAGGATTATTCAAAAATTAAAAAATCTTGTTATTAAATGTTTGGAGGGATGA
- the leuS gene encoding leucine--tRNA ligase, with translation MAYSVDVDRKWQKRWEETKLYKFNPENVDKKLYCLEMFSYPSGAKLHVGHWYNYGPTDSWARMKRMQGYEVFHPMGFDAFGLPAENYAIKTGIHPYDSTMENIRTMEKQLREMGATFDWDYEVITCLPEYYKWTQWIFLKLFEVGLAYRKKAPVNWCPSCQTVLANEQVIDGKCERCGTEVTKKDLTQWFFKITAYAEELLEKLDELDWPEKTKIMQRNWIGKSDGAEIEFKVDGKDLTFKVFTTRADTLYGATYVVIAPEHEIVDLITTEEYKQAVEEYKEYARKQSEIERLSTEKEKTGVFTGAYAIHPLTGEKLPIWIADYVLATYGTGCVMAVPAHDERDYEFATKYNLPIKRVIKGIGDIDDSLPFVEFGKLVDSGEFTGLKSEEARIKIVEKLKQEGRAEFKVNYRLRDWLVSRQRYWGAPIPVIHCERCGIVPVPEEDLPVLLPYDVEFAPTGESPLKKHEGFMNVTCPKCGGKALRDPDTLDTFVDSSWYFLRYPDNKNDKEPFNKEWINKMLPVDKYVGGAEHATMHLLYARFVTKALRDLGYLDFDEPFKSLVHQGTILGPDGSRMSKSKGNVISPDEYIKEYGSDVFRLYLMFGFAYSEGGPWNDDGIKAISRFVNRVERFIDKFIETRNNPGKTKDEMGKDENELNYVRHYAIKGVTEDAERFQFNTAIARIMELVNALYKYETDVEVKNIKFYEEVVTDLIRLLAPFAPHFSEEMWEKLGYEYSVFNQIWPKWDEKALQRDVVEIAVQVNGKVRGRLEVPSNATDEEVQRIALSDDKIKSYLDGKEIKKVIVVKGRLVNIVVK, from the coding sequence ATGGCTTACTCAGTGGATGTTGATAGAAAATGGCAAAAAAGATGGGAAGAGACAAAACTTTACAAGTTTAATCCTGAAAATGTAGATAAAAAGCTTTATTGCCTTGAGATGTTTTCTTATCCTTCGGGTGCAAAGCTCCACGTAGGACATTGGTACAATTACGGACCTACTGATTCTTGGGCGAGAATGAAAAGAATGCAAGGCTATGAGGTTTTTCATCCAATGGGATTTGATGCCTTTGGACTTCCTGCAGAAAATTACGCGATAAAAACAGGAATACATCCTTATGATTCCACTATGGAAAACATAAGAACAATGGAAAAGCAGTTAAGAGAAATGGGGGCAACTTTTGATTGGGACTATGAAGTAATAACTTGCTTACCGGAATACTATAAATGGACACAGTGGATTTTCCTTAAGCTTTTTGAGGTAGGCCTTGCCTATAGAAAAAAAGCTCCAGTGAATTGGTGCCCAAGCTGTCAAACTGTTCTTGCAAACGAGCAAGTTATAGATGGAAAATGTGAAAGGTGTGGCACTGAAGTTACAAAGAAAGATTTGACTCAGTGGTTTTTCAAGATAACTGCTTATGCAGAAGAACTCCTTGAAAAACTGGATGAACTTGATTGGCCTGAGAAGACAAAAATAATGCAGAGAAATTGGATTGGAAAGTCGGATGGGGCAGAGATAGAATTTAAAGTTGACGGCAAAGACCTGACATTTAAGGTGTTTACAACAAGAGCTGACACGTTATATGGAGCGACGTATGTAGTTATTGCGCCAGAACATGAGATTGTGGATTTAATTACTACAGAAGAATATAAACAAGCTGTTGAAGAGTATAAAGAATACGCGAGAAAACAGAGTGAGATTGAAAGGTTGTCTACTGAAAAAGAAAAGACAGGGGTATTTACAGGAGCCTATGCTATACACCCTCTGACGGGAGAAAAACTTCCTATTTGGATAGCAGATTACGTCCTTGCAACATATGGAACAGGATGTGTCATGGCTGTTCCTGCCCATGATGAAAGAGATTATGAATTTGCAACAAAATACAACCTTCCTATAAAAAGAGTGATAAAAGGAATAGGAGATATAGACGATAGTTTGCCTTTTGTTGAATTTGGAAAGCTTGTAGACAGTGGAGAGTTTACAGGTTTGAAATCAGAAGAAGCGAGGATAAAAATTGTAGAAAAATTAAAGCAAGAAGGTAGAGCAGAGTTTAAAGTAAATTACAGATTGAGGGATTGGCTTGTTTCAAGGCAGAGATACTGGGGTGCTCCAATACCTGTCATTCACTGTGAACGCTGTGGCATAGTCCCTGTCCCAGAAGAAGATTTACCAGTATTACTTCCTTATGATGTGGAATTTGCTCCAACAGGTGAGTCTCCACTTAAAAAGCATGAGGGCTTTATGAATGTAACTTGTCCTAAATGTGGAGGTAAAGCGTTAAGAGACCCCGATACTCTTGACACTTTTGTAGATTCTTCTTGGTACTTTTTAAGATATCCCGATAACAAAAACGACAAAGAGCCTTTCAATAAAGAATGGATAAATAAAATGTTGCCTGTTGACAAGTACGTAGGTGGAGCAGAGCATGCAACAATGCATCTTTTGTATGCAAGGTTTGTTACAAAGGCTTTGAGAGACTTAGGATATCTTGACTTTGATGAGCCGTTTAAATCTTTGGTGCATCAAGGCACAATATTGGGACCTGATGGCAGCAGAATGAGTAAATCTAAAGGAAATGTAATTTCGCCTGACGAATACATTAAAGAATACGGTTCTGATGTATTCAGACTCTATCTGATGTTTGGATTTGCTTATTCTGAAGGTGGGCCATGGAATGATGATGGTATTAAGGCAATTTCCAGATTTGTCAATAGAGTGGAGAGATTTATAGATAAATTCATAGAGACAAGAAACAATCCTGGCAAGACTAAAGACGAAATGGGAAAAGATGAAAATGAATTAAACTATGTGAGACATTATGCTATAAAAGGTGTGACAGAAGATGCAGAGAGATTTCAGTTTAATACTGCAATAGCGAGGATAATGGAGCTGGTAAACGCTCTTTATAAATACGAGACGGATGTGGAAGTTAAAAATATCAAATTTTATGAAGAAGTGGTGACAGATTTAATAAGACTTTTAGCTCCATTTGCTCCTCACTTTTCTGAAGAAATGTGGGAAAAACTTGGATATGAATATTCTGTTTTCAATCAAATATGGCCAAAGTGGGATGAAAAAGCTCTACAAAGAGATGTTGTAGAGATAGCTGTCCAAGTAAATGGCAAGGTAAGGGGAAGACTTGAAGTTCCTTCAAATGCTACTGACGAAGAAGTACAGAGGATTGCACTTTCAGATGATAAAATAAAATCCTATCTTGATGGAAAAGAGATAAAGAAGGTCATAGTTGTTAAAGGCAGGCTTGTAAATATCGTTGTTAAATAA
- a CDS encoding AzlC family ABC transporter permease, translating to MIVDGDVRKSINGVKSALPIVLGYLPIGFAYGLVGVKSGFTISQVVALSLFVYAGSAQFIAISLLSAGTSIVTLVSTIFIVNLRHFLYSTSLSQYMKHISRKHIPILSFFITDETYAVAITDLQTNSEYTEGYFYQLFLTSYTAWVFSSFLGAVSGSLIGGSINIGLDFALPAMYIALLLMQISGYKKVFISVFSGLLSITLMFVLPGNTNVIVAALIGAGMGVLLDKWVRNL from the coding sequence ATGATAGTAGATGGTGATGTTAGGAAGAGTATAAATGGAGTTAAAAGTGCACTACCTATTGTGTTAGGATATTTGCCAATAGGCTTTGCCTATGGACTCGTTGGTGTGAAAAGCGGTTTTACTATTTCACAAGTGGTGGCATTGTCCCTTTTTGTATATGCGGGTTCAGCACAATTTATTGCTATAAGTTTGCTTAGTGCAGGAACAAGTATTGTTACACTGGTATCTACAATATTTATAGTAAATTTGAGGCACTTTTTATATAGCACATCGCTATCGCAGTATATGAAACACATATCGAGGAAACATATACCAATATTATCTTTTTTTATTACTGATGAGACATATGCTGTTGCGATTACAGATTTGCAAACTAACTCTGAATATACTGAAGGTTATTTCTACCAACTATTTTTAACCTCGTATACTGCCTGGGTATTTTCTTCATTTTTAGGTGCTGTATCAGGAAGTTTGATAGGAGGCTCTATAAACATAGGGCTTGATTTTGCACTTCCAGCAATGTATATTGCCTTGTTGTTAATGCAAATATCAGGGTATAAAAAAGTTTTTATAAGTGTCTTTTCGGGGCTGTTGTCTATAACTTTGATGTTTGTATTACCGGGAAATACAAATGTCATTGTAGCCGCATTAATAGGTGCAGGAATGGGGGTATTGCTTGACAAATGGGTACGAAATTTATAA